In one Oncorhynchus nerka isolate Pitt River linkage group LG7, Oner_Uvic_2.0, whole genome shotgun sequence genomic region, the following are encoded:
- the LOC115131649 gene encoding polyhomeotic-like protein 1 isoform X1: protein MMETDGDQNQGSTNGTTPSGVNSRPSPMNSMSLYERQAVQALQALQRQPNAAQYFQQLMLQQQINSAQLQNLAAVQQATFAASRQSSPATNSTSQTTSTTVTSVNVTTSGGGAITSTRAIGPGSSGTSTISQSVLLGGSAAGQGQMYLRVNRSLRAPLSSQLIFMPGSTTTAAMATVTQQPQTQQQQQQEVTPTSSSNQSDNDQVQNLALRCVGSPKGVGVKTETPERGEIATYSLIQSSHQQFNQSTQQSPTKPTQLQQSHIKIPTYIQSSNANLSSLNLKTGNHHSNTPSSPSTSVPLSQLLLSGPNFGRGGAITTVNSAAAATHILVPTSSAPTQSHSYQMGAATIKPNVSTQTLVVQPLQKSTINDKGGHGNGPIPIQPKTQQGLRMPLQLPSRNPPPILPAPPANNQTSAAQPPPHIPVQIVGARPSSIGNPQALALVQARNACSQDGATLLNSSNSASLLTMVASIASRERGGLGKGVGLKSLQSAQEALSLAHVSHVQAQANQSPRLNQNQNCTLATSISSQSQAAISPPTLSRSSLTLPLPLVEASSASTVVAANGESVCPQPPQGKSMKRKSESDAANEEDGPPPPHLVPMSEHSPALSSSAMEAGTGPPSPSPVPSPSPALSVSRVGGGQGERAPPPQAVVKPHVLTHLIEGFVIQEGAEPFPVSGPVKEPAGEDLAMDNPDASQPETVNTATVLKCEYCKSFAPARQFRGTKRFCSLTCSKRYNVSCSQHFRLRQGLHLTHSDEDGVLRRRVPHRTSSEIASAKIAGRPLPVKCRSESSRSDDISSCEEEEDDPMSFSPASSSSCHQPPPTLRLEGSPAPHFLPGSPAQWSVEEVSQFISSLQDCEELAAHFLSQEIDGQALLLLREEHLMSTMNIKLGPALKICAHINNLKD, encoded by the exons A TGATGGAGACAGATGGGGACCAAAATCAGGGCTCTACCAATGGAACCACTCCATCAGGAGTGAACTCCCGCCCCTCTCCAATGAACTCCATGTCCCTGTACGAGAGACAGGCTGTGCAG GCCCTTCAGGCGCTGCAGAGGCAGCCCAACGCAGCGCAGTACTTCCAGCAGCTAATGCTGCAGCAACAGATCAACAGTGCCCAGCTACAAAACCTGGCTGCAGTACAACAG GCCACCTTTGCTGCCAGTCGCCAGTCCAGCCCTGCCACCAACAGCACCTCTCAGACCACCAGCACTACAGTCACATCT GTGAACGTAACCACTTCTGGGGGAGGGGCCATAACCAGCACCCGCGCTATAGGCCCAGGCTCTTCCGGGACATCCACCATAAGCCAATCAGTGCTGCTGGGTGGGAGTGCAGCAGGACAGGGACAGATGTATCTGAGA GTGAACCGGTCTCTGAGGGCTCCCCTCTCCTCACAACTCATCTTTATGCCTGGTAGCACGACAACCGCTGCCATGGCAACGGTCACCCAGCAGCCACAGactcagcagcagcaacaacaggaaGTTACACCTACTTCCTCCAGCAACCAATCAGACAATGACCAG GTGCAGAACCTGGCTTTGCGATGTGTCGGCAGTCCCAAGGGGGTTGGGGTCAAGACTGAAACCCCAGAGAGGGGTGAAATAG CAACCTACTCCCTTATACAGTCATCTCACCAGCAGTTCAACCAGTCCACTCAGCAGTCTCCCACTAAACCAACCCAACTGCAACAGTCCCACATCAAGATCCCCACCTACATCCAGAGCTCCAAcgctaacctctcctctctcaacctcaaGACGGGCaaccaccactctaacaccccctcctcaccctccacctctGTCCCACTCTCACAGCTCCTCCTTTCCGGACCCAACTTTGGCCGGGGCGGGGCTATCACCACGGTGAACTCGGCCGCCGCGGCGACGCACATTCTGGTGCCCACCTCCAGTGCACCCACTCAGTCCCACAGTTACCAGATGGGTGCTGCCACCATCAAGCCCAATGTTAGTACTCAAACGCTGGTGGTTCAGCCTCTGCAGAAAAGCACTATTAACGACAAGGGAGGCCATGGGAACGGTCCCATTCCAATCCAGCCCAAAACTCAACAGGGTCTCCGTATGCCACTGCAACTGCCCTCCCGCAACCCACCTCCCATCCTCCCCGCGCCCCCCGCAAACAACCAGACTAGTGCCGCCCAGCCTCCACCGCACATCCCAGTCCAGATAGTAGGGGCCAGGCCAAGCTCCATAGGAAACCCCCAGGCTTTGGCCTTGGTCCAGGCCCGGAACGCCTGTTCCCAGGACGGAGCTACTCTTCTAAATAGCTCCAACAGCGCCAGCCTCCTCACCATGGTGGCCTCCATcgcatccagagagagagggggtttaggcAAAGGGGTGGGTCTAAAGAGCCTTCAATCAGCCCAGGAAGCCCTCTCATTGGCCCACGTTTCTCACGTGCAAGCACAAGCCAATCAGAGTCCTAGGCTGAATCAAAATCAAAATTGCACCTTGGCCACCAGCATCTCCTCTCAGTCCCAGGCCGCCatctctcctcccaccctctcccgtTCCTCCCTCACTCTACCCCTGCCGTTGGTTGAGGCGAGCAGTGCATCCACTGTAGTGGCTGCCAATGGAGAGTCTGTGTGTCCTCAGCCTCCCCAG GGTAAGTCGATGAAGAGGAAATCCGAGTCAGACGCAGCCAATGAGGAAGATGgtcccccccctccccacctTGTTCCTATGAGTGAAcactcccctgctctctcctcctccgccaTGGAAGCAG GCACTGGTCCACCTTCTCCCTCCcccgttccctctccttcccctgcccTCTCAGTGTCCCGTGTGGGGGGTGGCCAGGGGGAGAGAGCCCCCCCTCCACAGGCTGTGGTCAAACCCCACGTCCTCACCCACCTCATAGAGGGCTTCGTCATCCAGGAGGGAGCTGAACCCTTCCCT GTGAGTGGGCCAGTGAAAGAGCCAGCTGGAGAAGATTTGGCAATGGACAATCCAGACGCCAGTCAGCCTGAGACTGTGAATACAGCTACAG TGCTGAAGTGTGAGTACTGCAAAAGCTTCGCCCCAGCCAGACAGTTTAGAGGGACCAAGCGCTTCTGCTCCTTGAcctgttccaagag GTATAACGTGAGCTGCAGCCAGCACTTCCGCCTGCGACAGGGGCTTCACCTCACCCACTCTGACGAGGACGGAGTCCTGAGGAGGAGGGTTCCCCACAGGACCAGCTCCGAGATCGCTAGTGCCAAAATAGCCGGGAGACCCTTACCAGTCAAG TGCCGCTCCGAGTCCAGCCGTTCGGACGACATCTCCAGTtgcgaggaggaagaggacgacCCCATGTCCTTCTCCCcggcctcctcctcttcctgtcatCAGCCTCCCCCCACACTCCGATTGGAGGGCTCACCGGCGCCCCACTTCCTGCCCGGCAGCCCTGCCCAGTGGAGTGTGGAGGAAGTGTCTCAGTTCATATCATCTCTGCAAG ACTGTGAGGAGCTTGCGGCCCATTTCCTGTCCCAGGAGATTGATGGACAGGCCCTGCTGCTGCTCAGAGAGGAGCATCTCATGTCCACCATGAACATCAAGCTCGGTCCCGCCCTCAAGATCTGTGCCCACATCAACAACCTGAAAGACTGA
- the LOC115131649 gene encoding polyhomeotic-like protein 1 isoform X2 codes for METDGDQNQGSTNGTTPSGVNSRPSPMNSMSLYERQAVQALQALQRQPNAAQYFQQLMLQQQINSAQLQNLAAVQQATFAASRQSSPATNSTSQTTSTTVTSVNVTTSGGGAITSTRAIGPGSSGTSTISQSVLLGGSAAGQGQMYLRVNRSLRAPLSSQLIFMPGSTTTAAMATVTQQPQTQQQQQQEVTPTSSSNQSDNDQVQNLALRCVGSPKGVGVKTETPERGEIATYSLIQSSHQQFNQSTQQSPTKPTQLQQSHIKIPTYIQSSNANLSSLNLKTGNHHSNTPSSPSTSVPLSQLLLSGPNFGRGGAITTVNSAAAATHILVPTSSAPTQSHSYQMGAATIKPNVSTQTLVVQPLQKSTINDKGGHGNGPIPIQPKTQQGLRMPLQLPSRNPPPILPAPPANNQTSAAQPPPHIPVQIVGARPSSIGNPQALALVQARNACSQDGATLLNSSNSASLLTMVASIASRERGGLGKGVGLKSLQSAQEALSLAHVSHVQAQANQSPRLNQNQNCTLATSISSQSQAAISPPTLSRSSLTLPLPLVEASSASTVVAANGESVCPQPPQGKSMKRKSESDAANEEDGPPPPHLVPMSEHSPALSSSAMEAGTGPPSPSPVPSPSPALSVSRVGGGQGERAPPPQAVVKPHVLTHLIEGFVIQEGAEPFPVSGPVKEPAGEDLAMDNPDASQPETVNTATVLKCEYCKSFAPARQFRGTKRFCSLTCSKRYNVSCSQHFRLRQGLHLTHSDEDGVLRRRVPHRTSSEIASAKIAGRPLPVKCRSESSRSDDISSCEEEEDDPMSFSPASSSSCHQPPPTLRLEGSPAPHFLPGSPAQWSVEEVSQFISSLQDCEELAAHFLSQEIDGQALLLLREEHLMSTMNIKLGPALKICAHINNLKD; via the exons ATGGAGACAGATGGGGACCAAAATCAGGGCTCTACCAATGGAACCACTCCATCAGGAGTGAACTCCCGCCCCTCTCCAATGAACTCCATGTCCCTGTACGAGAGACAGGCTGTGCAG GCCCTTCAGGCGCTGCAGAGGCAGCCCAACGCAGCGCAGTACTTCCAGCAGCTAATGCTGCAGCAACAGATCAACAGTGCCCAGCTACAAAACCTGGCTGCAGTACAACAG GCCACCTTTGCTGCCAGTCGCCAGTCCAGCCCTGCCACCAACAGCACCTCTCAGACCACCAGCACTACAGTCACATCT GTGAACGTAACCACTTCTGGGGGAGGGGCCATAACCAGCACCCGCGCTATAGGCCCAGGCTCTTCCGGGACATCCACCATAAGCCAATCAGTGCTGCTGGGTGGGAGTGCAGCAGGACAGGGACAGATGTATCTGAGA GTGAACCGGTCTCTGAGGGCTCCCCTCTCCTCACAACTCATCTTTATGCCTGGTAGCACGACAACCGCTGCCATGGCAACGGTCACCCAGCAGCCACAGactcagcagcagcaacaacaggaaGTTACACCTACTTCCTCCAGCAACCAATCAGACAATGACCAG GTGCAGAACCTGGCTTTGCGATGTGTCGGCAGTCCCAAGGGGGTTGGGGTCAAGACTGAAACCCCAGAGAGGGGTGAAATAG CAACCTACTCCCTTATACAGTCATCTCACCAGCAGTTCAACCAGTCCACTCAGCAGTCTCCCACTAAACCAACCCAACTGCAACAGTCCCACATCAAGATCCCCACCTACATCCAGAGCTCCAAcgctaacctctcctctctcaacctcaaGACGGGCaaccaccactctaacaccccctcctcaccctccacctctGTCCCACTCTCACAGCTCCTCCTTTCCGGACCCAACTTTGGCCGGGGCGGGGCTATCACCACGGTGAACTCGGCCGCCGCGGCGACGCACATTCTGGTGCCCACCTCCAGTGCACCCACTCAGTCCCACAGTTACCAGATGGGTGCTGCCACCATCAAGCCCAATGTTAGTACTCAAACGCTGGTGGTTCAGCCTCTGCAGAAAAGCACTATTAACGACAAGGGAGGCCATGGGAACGGTCCCATTCCAATCCAGCCCAAAACTCAACAGGGTCTCCGTATGCCACTGCAACTGCCCTCCCGCAACCCACCTCCCATCCTCCCCGCGCCCCCCGCAAACAACCAGACTAGTGCCGCCCAGCCTCCACCGCACATCCCAGTCCAGATAGTAGGGGCCAGGCCAAGCTCCATAGGAAACCCCCAGGCTTTGGCCTTGGTCCAGGCCCGGAACGCCTGTTCCCAGGACGGAGCTACTCTTCTAAATAGCTCCAACAGCGCCAGCCTCCTCACCATGGTGGCCTCCATcgcatccagagagagagggggtttaggcAAAGGGGTGGGTCTAAAGAGCCTTCAATCAGCCCAGGAAGCCCTCTCATTGGCCCACGTTTCTCACGTGCAAGCACAAGCCAATCAGAGTCCTAGGCTGAATCAAAATCAAAATTGCACCTTGGCCACCAGCATCTCCTCTCAGTCCCAGGCCGCCatctctcctcccaccctctcccgtTCCTCCCTCACTCTACCCCTGCCGTTGGTTGAGGCGAGCAGTGCATCCACTGTAGTGGCTGCCAATGGAGAGTCTGTGTGTCCTCAGCCTCCCCAG GGTAAGTCGATGAAGAGGAAATCCGAGTCAGACGCAGCCAATGAGGAAGATGgtcccccccctccccacctTGTTCCTATGAGTGAAcactcccctgctctctcctcctccgccaTGGAAGCAG GCACTGGTCCACCTTCTCCCTCCcccgttccctctccttcccctgcccTCTCAGTGTCCCGTGTGGGGGGTGGCCAGGGGGAGAGAGCCCCCCCTCCACAGGCTGTGGTCAAACCCCACGTCCTCACCCACCTCATAGAGGGCTTCGTCATCCAGGAGGGAGCTGAACCCTTCCCT GTGAGTGGGCCAGTGAAAGAGCCAGCTGGAGAAGATTTGGCAATGGACAATCCAGACGCCAGTCAGCCTGAGACTGTGAATACAGCTACAG TGCTGAAGTGTGAGTACTGCAAAAGCTTCGCCCCAGCCAGACAGTTTAGAGGGACCAAGCGCTTCTGCTCCTTGAcctgttccaagag GTATAACGTGAGCTGCAGCCAGCACTTCCGCCTGCGACAGGGGCTTCACCTCACCCACTCTGACGAGGACGGAGTCCTGAGGAGGAGGGTTCCCCACAGGACCAGCTCCGAGATCGCTAGTGCCAAAATAGCCGGGAGACCCTTACCAGTCAAG TGCCGCTCCGAGTCCAGCCGTTCGGACGACATCTCCAGTtgcgaggaggaagaggacgacCCCATGTCCTTCTCCCcggcctcctcctcttcctgtcatCAGCCTCCCCCCACACTCCGATTGGAGGGCTCACCGGCGCCCCACTTCCTGCCCGGCAGCCCTGCCCAGTGGAGTGTGGAGGAAGTGTCTCAGTTCATATCATCTCTGCAAG ACTGTGAGGAGCTTGCGGCCCATTTCCTGTCCCAGGAGATTGATGGACAGGCCCTGCTGCTGCTCAGAGAGGAGCATCTCATGTCCACCATGAACATCAAGCTCGGTCCCGCCCTCAAGATCTGTGCCCACATCAACAACCTGAAAGACTGA
- the LOC115131652 gene encoding solute carrier family 2, facilitated glucose transporter member 1-like yields MVEEEQKQVTGYLLFSLATAVIGSLQFGYNTGVINAPEQKLRAFFNNTWMERYAEPIKPGTCTIVWSLSVAIFSVGGMVGSFSVGVMADRFGRKLSMFLVNILAVFGGLLMGFSTICSSYEMVIAGRLVIGLFCGLFTGLTPMYVGELSPTPLRGAFGTLHQLGVVIGILVAQIFGLESLLGSDKLWPLLLALTVIPAVLQCILLPFCPESPRFLLINQNKEEQARKALVRLRGTEDVSKDMQEMKEESSKMAMEKKVTILELFRTAAYRQPLLIAVMLHLSQQLSGINAVFYYSTGIFESAGVTQPIYATIGAGAVNTVFTVVSLFLVERVGRRTLHLVGLAGMAISALLMTIALLLKGYSSLSYLSIGAVFLFVAMFEMGPGPIPWFIVAELFSQGPRPAAIAVAGCCNWTANFLVGVSFPKLEELCGPYVFIIFMILLIFFFIFTFIKVPETKGKTFDEIAREFGGAPPPPTTSVEAPPTSSSVTLPASPIKEKVPLVGAAAAEDKSISTVQASL; encoded by the exons atggtggaggaggag CAAAAGCAGGTGACAGGATACCTCCTGTTCTCCCTGGCCACTGCAGTCATTGGCTCGCTGCAGTTTGGCTACAACACAGGGGTCATTAATGCACCTGAACAG AAACTGCGGGCCTTCTTCAATAACACATGGATGGAGAGGTATGCCGAGCCCATCAAACCAGGAACGTGCACCATTGTGTGGAGCTTGTCGGTGGCCATCTTTAGTGTGGGCGGCATGGTGGGCTCCTTCAGCGTCGGAGTGATGGCAGACAGATTTGGGAG GAAATTGTCCATGTTCCTGGTCAACATCCTGGCTGTGTTCGGAGGCCTCCTCATGGGTTTCTCCACCATTTGCTCCTCCTATGAGATGGTCATCGCTGGACGCCTCGTCATTGGCCTCTTCTGCGGCCTCTTTACCGGCCTTACGCCCATGTATGTGGGGGAGctgtcccccacccctctccgAGGCGCCTTCGGCACCTTGCACCAGCTGGGCGTGGTGATTGGCATCCTGGTGGCTCAG ATCTTTGGCTTGGAGTCTCTGCTGGGGTCGGACAAGCTGTGGCCTCTGCTGCTGGCACTGACGGTCATCCCGGCCGTGCTGCAGTGTATCCTGCTGCCCTTCTGTCCTGAGAGCCCTCGCTTCCTCCTCATCAACCAGAACAAGGAGGAGCAGGCCCGCAAAG CCCTGGTGCGTCTGCGTGGCACAGAGGATGTGAGTAAAGACATGcaggagatgaaggaggagagtTCCAAGATGGCCATGGAGAAGAAAGTGACCATCCTCGAGCTGTTCCGCACCGCAGCCTATCGGCAGCCGCTCCTCATCGCCGTCATGCTCCACCTCTCCCAGCAGCTCTCCGGAATCAATGCT GTGTTCTACTATTCAACTGGTATCTTTGAGTCAGCCGGTGTCACCCAACCCATTTACGCCACTATTGGAGCAGGAGCTGTTAACACTGTCTTTACAGTGGTATCT CTCTTCCTGGTCGAGAGGGTGGGACGAAGGACTTTGCATCTCGTCGGATTGGCCGGAATGGCCATCAGTGCCCTGCTCATGACTATTGCCCTCCTGTTG AAGGGCTACTCGTCTCTGAGTTACCTGAGCATCGGGGCAGTGTTTCTGTTCGTGGCCATGTTTGAGATGGGGCCTGGACCTATCCCATGGTTCATAGTGGCAGAGCTCTTCTCCCAGGGTCCGCGGCCGGCCGCCATAGCCGTGGCCGGCTGCTGCAACTGGACCGCCAACTTCCTGGTGGGAGTCAGCTTCCCCAAACTGGAG GAGCTGTGCGGGCCATACGTCTTTATCATCTTCATGATCTTACtcatcttcttcttcatcttcaCTTTCATCAAAGTCCCAGAAACAAAGGGCAAGACCTTTGACGAGATCGCCCGTGAGTTTGGCGGGGCCCCCCCGCCCCCCACCACCTCTGTGGAAGCTCCTCCCACTAGTAGCAGCGTAACACTTCCTGCCTCACCCATCAAGGAGAAGGTCCCATTGGTGGGAGCGGCAGCAGCAGAGGATAAGTCCATCTCAACTGTACAGGCGAGCCTGTAG